The Oryza glaberrima chromosome 5, OglaRS2, whole genome shotgun sequence DNA segment AGCACATGGGGGAGTAATTATTGTGAATGTTTGTGGTCCACTCCTTGAACTCTTTGCTGCTTACTCATTATGATTATCTTAAAACTCTATCAGATGATATATGTTTCTTTTTGTGTATGCCAACCATGCCAGACTCACCAATAACATTTTTATTCTTTAATATCTCTGGCTAACAtacaattattttgttttagGACACAGAAAGTTTACTTATTACGGTGATGTTTAAGAAACACtaaaatctttttcttttttctattttgttctAGGTCTATATCGGTACAGGCTAGGAGATGTCGTGAAGATAGCACGCTTCCACAACTCCACACCTGAGCTCCAATTCATCTGTCGCAGAAGCCTAGTGCTGAGCATCAACATCGACAAGAACACCGAGAAAGACCTCCAGTTGGCTGTTGAGGAGGCATCAAAGTTCCTGGAAGGAGAGAAGCTCGAAGTCGTGGATTTCACGAGCTTCGTGGAACGATCAAGCGATCCAGGGCGCTACGTGATCTTCTGGGAGCTGAGTGGCGATGCGAGTGATGAGGTCTTGAGCAGCTGCGCAAATGCCTTGGATCTAGCCTTCATTGACGCAGGCTACACGGGCTCGAGGAAGATCAAGACGATCGGCCCCCTTGAGCTCCGGATCCTCAGAAAGGGAACCTTCAAGGAGATCCTAGATCATTTCCTGAGCCTTGGTGGTGCGGTGAGCCAGTTCAAGACACCAAGGTTTGTGAACCCATCAAACAGCAAGGTGTTGCAGATACTGAGTAGAAATGTCACCCAAAGTTATTTCAGTACTGCCTATGGATTTTGATACAAAGAAACATATTAGATGCTAGCAGCTGCATGTAATTACCTTTTTACCTCTTGTTTTTCAGCTTTACTGTAGTCTCCACCGGAAGAAAACGTTTGGTTTAGTCTCTTGAATAATCTATTTTCTTATCCTGTTTGTGACTATCTAGAATCTATGTAAATGGCCCAGCTCTAGTGAAAGTTATGGTGATGTTATCAGGAAAGAAAATGTGGTGTTTCCCGTAACAAGTGCTGCAAAGTATTATTCAGACTCTCATCTAAACATCATATGGTTCAGTTCTTTTGTATGTTAGATACGGAAGAATTCAGTGATATCAATCTCTAATCATTCAGCTAACAAGTGTGTGAAAGATGACATACGGACATAGGAAAAGTGAATCATCAGAAACATTGATGGATCGCTCTTAAGATCATATAATTGCAgtcttttgtttcttcttttaaaataatggaagctttattaagaCTCAATCaattacatcaagatgataTAATTCAACCGAGGCCATCCTTGGCCTCTGCATGAAGTCTTTTGTTTCTGGCTTGACCATAAATAACACAAGGAAAAAGATATGTCTGCACCTTTGAGATGCTTCTGACGCAGGGTCTCACCAACATCTTGCTTACTGCAACAGATTAACAACTTGATCTGAGATCCAGACCCAGATTAAAGATTTCAAAATCCAACGATCGAAAACAATTTGATACCGTGATGTATCGGTATCCCAAGGTATTTTTTtagaccggagcaaatctccaAATTAAAAGGCCCTGATTATTTCAAACAAGCTAGGAAGATAAGCTCGGTAACTAACTACGCATGAAAATAGGCAATTAGTTCAAATAGGTAATCGAGATTACTTAGTGAATattatacttatatataattaatcttaCATGGACTTCGTAAAATAAACTAAAACTTTTATCCAAGTAATTATGTACACcaaatacaaaattaaaaaaatattatgcaacTCCTCATAGTTCGTATTGGTGAAATATCTTGTAAGGGTATATGATTGAATTCTACATGTCCTTGTCTTTGTGGATTGAATGAAGATAATAACAGAGTATGCTCTAATAAAAAACTATCATGAAGACATAGCGATTAGTGTCAGGGAGGGAAGAAACGATTTagttttaggatttttttacgCCGGAACATCTATGAGACATAGCGATTATAAGCGGCAGATCGACATGAAGTAATCAAATGGGTGACCAACAAATAGTGGTAATGAGAGAAGTTAGAAAAGATTATTGGCTAAGAATTACTAAATTGTACATGTCTGTGTtattctttttctgtttttcctcATTTACCCTTCTATAAATCAACAGTAGATATCCATCATGGGAAAAGTTACGTTACCTTCCAAGCACAATAACAAtcctcataaaaaataaatttagtactCCTAATAGGTACCAAGAGGTATatcaaatttacaataaaaaaaatgatacctCATGGTATCTTCTCAAGAAGTATAAAATTGCTCTTACACTTATAGATGGATCCAGTTTCAGAATAATGTCGATCGGAGTTTCCAATTTTCGTGTTCGAATTTCTCTCCCAAATCGATCAAGCACATCATGTCTGGTAACAGGGAGATGGTAGTTTCAAAGATCCATTGCGAACAGAACTGTGTTAGTCATGTTCTAGCTAGTCAAAAATCCacctccttcctccccggctCAGCTCTCTCGGTCGTaacctccctcctccttcccacGCTAATGGGACGACCTAGTTGGGAGTTAGTTCGTTAATTCTACTGCTGGTGTGTTGTTGATTCTGTGTTGCTGGTTGCAATCTCTTGTTCCCTGAACTATATCTTAAGTGAAggtaaatctctactattataagaATTGAAGTTGTTTTTTCCGATacttggtacgtcatccgtgtatgggtcagtttttaaatttgttcgcTTTTGCAAATACAAAttcatatttgagtcggtttttaagttcgttcgcttttggaaatacagaaagaatcgtataagaaatctctttaaaaaactcgcatgttaATTTAAGACGATCGGacttctaattgcagctcatgattttctaataaaatatatatctaagcgAATTTAATGcagtgaattttatcttaactatacctataacaataataagattaaaatagcattcacccgttgcacgcacaggtattttttttctagtaagtCTAACATTGTATGGTTTATAACTGTTTCCATATGTACCAACATTGTATGCTAAGACCTGATTGCGAATATTACACACTATTtgtaatcaatttttttttctaattatataggttgaatttaaacttacatATCTGTGGATTGATATATCTCATATATATTGATTTATcttgtcaaaatattttttcaattttttgatAATTTCTTAAGTGACATGCACAAAACAAACAGATATATATATCCTCGAATGATGAAAATCCATCAACCAGTTAATTTAGGAGTTAACAGTTAACACAGCTAGCCTTTCTACATCACCGAACAGTGCTAGTGCTCCATAATATTACACTTAGCTAATGTATTGTCATTAATCAGATATATGGCGTCATTAATCAGACATATGACATTGTATTCACTACTAAAGAGAGCAATGGAAATTTTATTTCTGTAGCCCCATACAAACACAGAAGCAGCATCCAAGCTTACAAATAATCTTGTTCAATTAGGTAACTcctatagttaattaattaaggatacATCTCGATCTACATACTATCATTGAACACTGAACACCAGCATATATATAATGCAGTGCAGATATATAGTAAATAAGTTGATTGCATATACTTAGTTATCAGTCTACACACATAAGCTAAGCACACCCACTCGCTGGGCACAAATATAGTCATTAacccatgcatatatatataaaccccCTTTTTCACAATcttgaagaagagagagatttCATAACGTGTAGTTGACGTCGATGAAGCTAAGGATCTGGTGGACGGCACCGGCGATGTCCTCCGCCGAGAATCTTGCGTCGCCGGCGATCTGTCGCGCGCGCGTAGCAAATTAATGTAACAGTTCTTCGTTTGTTCAGATGATAATTCGATAGTATTATAGAGTGTAATAGTAATTGATTTTTATATATACCTTGACGTTGAAGGAGTAGAGGACGGTCTGATCGATGGTGGTGATGTTGGTGTGCAGGATGGACATGTGCATCTCCTCCAGTGCCGCCACCGTCTTGATCAGctgccccggccgccgccgcgacagGATCTTGATCATGGCGTCCACGCCCACCACCCTCACCTCGATGTCCGCGACGCACGACTTGttctccgccatctcctcccggaccccgccgcccacctcgccgccgccgctcgcgtcgAGGTCCAGTGCGACCTTGGCCACGCCGGCGCCTGTACCGTCACCGGCGCCGGACGACGCGGGGAACGGGATGCTCGGGGGGAAgaacggcggcgtcgccggcggcggctgctgcatGGGCGCCGGCAGAACTGCTCCGTCGGCGACCGGCCGTGCAGGTGGCGCTGGGGCGTCGCCGCCGTACAGGCGCCGCCGCTTCTGCGACTCCAGGCACTGGATCAGCTGCTCCAGCTCTCGTATGAACTCTATTGCACCACCTATGATGGATGCTTGGTCTCCCTAAATTAAATGCATGCGAGAAAGATCGATCAGATTCAGATCACCATGTGTGTTCTTACTTgtgcaaatcaaatcaaatgccATGGCGACGCCGAGCGATATAGGTTACCCTTTGGACGTAGGAGCCGGGCATGAGTGAGCGGAGGACTCGAAGGTACTCGTtcatctggcggcggcggttgcgctCGACGGCGATGTGCGTCATCCGCTGGCTCTCCACCTCCTCGCTCGTCTTGACCGTCCGGGGACGCTTCCGCCGCCCGCTCTTCCCCTGCTCACCGGCCTTCtccgcacggccgccgccgccgtcagcctgcTGCACCAGCGTCGTGCTCTCGGacacgccgccggcgtcgaccgTCTGCTTGCTGCCCTCCTGCTCGTCAACGACCTGatgcgcggcgccggcgccgccacgaggAGGGGGAACGGCGGGGAGGGACGGCAGCGACTGGAACCTGAGGAAGtagctgtcgtcgtcgtcgtcgccgtcgtcgccaccaccgccgccgttgtccgACGCCGCCGGCTGGTTGAGCGCGAGCTTGGGGCCGAAGTCGGCGAACTGCAGCACGTCGGAGAAGGTGAGCTTGTCGAAGGACACCTGGCTCTGCGGCCCGGGCGTCGTTGGCGGCGGCTGTCCTAGCATGTAGTCCACCATCTCCCCGCCGGTGACCACGGTCTCCTCcggtgccggcggtggcgcctcGTCCAGCGCCGCAAATCTCTCCAGGTGGCTTCTCTGCTGCACCTACATGAATACATACATGATCATTGAACACAATTAGCACACCACacacaaaataacaaaaaaaactcaacatgcatgcatgtcaaaGAAGAAGATTAATTTGCTTCAAACTCAACAAGCAGCATGTGTATGCTACCTCTTTGTCCATCAGCGATCAGAGGAAACAGCTGATGGATCGATCAAGCTTTGATGAACTCACGACGGGCACATGCAGGGGAGGCTCACACATCGTACGTGTGCATGGTTGCTAATCTCAGTGAATATGAATttctgaactgaactgaactgtgCTCTCTAGCTGTTGCAAAGCTAgctaaaaactaaaaagatgggagaaagaaagaggatTATTCTGAATGAGCTAGCTAGACAGATGGCTTTAATTAAAAAGGGATGGGGGATGCATGCATGGGAGCGGAGAGAGGAGccagctgccggcggcggcgatggaggacgATGAATTCGACCGCCAAGCTAGCTAGGGATCCATTCCATCTCCCGGCCGGtgagttatttttttcacatgCGAGGCGCTCCTCGCCTctgcttttcttcttttctttctccttccGTATGCATATACTGCTATGTTGTTGTTAGCATTCTGCTCCGTGGTCGCATCGTCGGATGCCTTTTCTTCGCTGCTTTTGCTTGTTGGACATGTGAAGCTCGCCATTGCATGGCATGGGTCAAGATCGATAATTTGATCGGTTGATGTGCCGCTCGCCCGTGATAATTCTCCACTGCGTTAAAGACATATCGATGATGATGTATGTATGCCGCCGTGTCACCGCCGGAAATGTGTGGTTTTTCTTCCAAGTTTGTAATATTAGGCCTGCAGACAGAGCCCAGTTGTAGGTTTCGTGTTCGGCCCAGGTTGAGTCCTGAAAATGCCCGGCCTATCGCTGCATAGCAattgagccaaaaaaaaaaaaagaaagaaaaaggagcaGTTCTATGACAGATGGGAATGTTTAGGCAAAAACAAATTCTGAATGGTTGCACGGGAAAGAATTGAAGAAGCCAAGAGATATGAAGGGGAAAGTGAGGCACAGGAGGACAGGAGCTCATACCTCCAAAGCAACGGCGATGCCGCCACGCTAGCACAgaagatcgccgccgccgcgccctgcgTGAGAGCACACGGCCGgaaggacgaggaggcggcggcggcttctatTCCCTTGTGGCTGTGACTGTGAGGAGCTTGGAGGCGGTGATCTcggaacagaggaagtaatcGGCCTGGCCCATCTCCACACGCGGGCTTCCGGCCCATACATATTCATGCGTCCAACCTCAGGGGGTGGGCCGTGAATTCAGTTCGACTTTCCAGCCCATCAGCGGAAGGCTAACAGTGGGCTACCCATGTGATGTTTGCCTAACTGTTTTGCTGTTAGGCAAACAGTGAAACAGATATAATGCATGtctggtttttatttttaattttggtcaCGCATGAACATATATGGATACAGTTAGAAAAGGAGACACTGAAACAAATATGATTGCAGAGCAGTCGTTTCACAGATGCTACAAATCTGAATCGCATGTACACTTGATTTGGTCCCGTATGAATATCTTACAATACATATATGTCTGAAAGATAatactaatgtttttttttcagatcaagAAAATGTTAATGTTATGgacagaaacaaacacatcCTTATTCTTCATTCAGataccactttttttttcaactaattTCGTCATGTTCTTGGATACAAACAGCGCACAAACCGGACTGTCCGTACCGTTTTTTCAGCACGAAAAAGCTGCAAATCTTCTCCTGTTAAGAGGACACACTCATCTGAAAACTAGAAGAGGACCGACGGTCGTCGGTGTAGCATGGGCTATTCGACAGGCAAATTACTAGTTTAATTAAGCAAATTGAATGCGACTTTCATGTGGCCAAATGTGCAGCACTGGCATCTGCATCTTTTGGAGCTGTCTGTCCGAGTGTCTGTGGTTGACGGTGGTTGGTTGGCGCCCCCTAACTAGTTTGTTTGGTGATCGATCTTCTTTGGCCACTTCCGACCTCGAGAGTTAGGTGCATTGCTTCGCTGTTTTCTCATCACCCATGACATGACTCGCCACTTTTCAGCCTTTCTTCAGTCCCCACTCCCTTCATTACTTTGCTAATTAATCTCAACCTTCATTGTCCACATAGCTTGCCTAATTGTATCCTGCATTAGGCAGCTACAGCTAGATCGCATTTAATTAGCATGCAAGCATTTAGAGTTTGGAAACATTTACAATCATGCAGGTTCAGGTTTCATTATCTGAATAAATGTAAGTTCAGGCTTAACTATCCTGTGTACTCCAGAACCCAACAGCCATTACAGTTCCCTATCTGAAGATATACCCAATTATACAATTTTGGTTCAGGTTTCAACATCTGAAAAATGTAAGTTCAGGTTTAACTATTATGTATGTACTCCAAAACTCAATAGATATACAGATCAAtgccagaagaaaaaaaaaaaactcaagtaGTACAGTTTTGGATCTCTCTGAACTTTCTCATTTTCGTAGCACTGCATGTTTTTCAGGCTCTTGTCAATGCCGCCTGTGTTTGAAGGCTAAAACGTCCTGTAATGAATGTTCAGCCTCTTGTGTCAGATATTGATCAAATGCTGATGGAATATAACCTGACAAAATTCTAATAAAGAAACAGGAACATGCCACATGTTTAGGTCCATATATTCGTCTGGTTTGTCGTTGACAAACTGATTGCTTGGATTATAACACACTGTATGCTCTCATATATTACTATAGCTAGAAGAACAAGTAGTATTGTTGAAGAAATGAGATATATACCTCACTAAAAAAATGAGGTCCACGAGAGCTCATTTGTTAACGTGCACTAACCACTGTTTATTGCGGCTCTTACAAGGGGCTGCCCCCTGATACACAAATTTATATCGCAAAAATGCGCCGTACAACACATGTAGATTTAAAATCGAATTATTTGATCTCTGTCAACTCCCCTTAGGATGATATTTAGCAAGCTAACTCCTGCATAGTTTGCGAAAAGCATGTGGTTGTTATGCGTTCCAAATTATGAGATGAACCTTCGAATgctaatgaaaagaaaagatttTAAAATTACAAACAAACTATACACAAGCAGCCTCACTCacctagatagatatatagatagacaggccgattattattattatttttggttCCTTTTAGTTGGAGTATTAATGTTGTTGAGCACAGCCACTAATCACGCTGTTACTGTGTTTGACATAAAGCAAGCAATGGCGCGTTAAGAAAGGGGGGCTCTTTTCTAGTCAAAGCCAGATCAGACCAGCTGTCACGTGGGCCCACCTCGTCAGCGTCTCAGCCAGGTCATCCCCAACTGAAACCCAAAGCTACATCGCGCTGAAACCCCCTAGAAAGTTGATAATTACAAACCAGTCCCTGGATTCCCGCCGATTTAGGCTTCTCTTTTCCACTTCACCCCcactcgtcttcttcctctcgccgccgcagcgcgcggCCGCCACTCCATCCACCACAATGGCGAACCCCACgtcccaccgcctcctcctcgccgcgtaGCCCTATCGGCGAGCCGCTGCCGGTGGCTTCTCCGCATCCCCGCGCCGTAgagtctccgccgccgccgtgtgctCCGCAACGTTGGGGTCGAGgtaaccgccaccgccgcctcctccgcttctCCGTAGCATTCAGAAGCTTCGCTGCTCTGATCTACATTGGCGTCTTCCCATTTCGTGTTTGGTGGCTACGAATTTCGAGCGACTCATTGGAAGTTTTCCCCGCAGGGTTTTCGATTCGgcgaagggggggggggggggggaagctCGTCCCGTGGGAGGCGCCATGGGGAGCGAGGCGAAGGAGATGAAGTACAGGAGAAGGGCTAGGGTTCCAGAGCCCTTCGATTACGGGCAATGCGGCAGCGACCGGAGTGGCGTGCTGGATTGGGGCGCGCTCAAGGAGAACCCCGTGGAGCTGCTCCGGAAGCTCGACGAGCTGCGGGACCACATCACCAGGTCCTGCGAGATCACCGACCAGCCGCGGGAGCGCCACCGCATGAGCCGCCGCACGGCCTCGCTGCGCCCCTCgcacgccgagccgccgccgccgccgccgccgccgctaggccGTGGGCCGGAGCACTACCGCTCACGCTACACGGGAAGGTACGGGTCTGGCTTTCCGCACAGTCCGAATGACCAGCTGCATCGGTCTATGCATAGAGATAGGTATGAGAGGCAGCCGAGTGGGCGGTTCCGGCAATGGCCGGAGAGGCAGTGGGAGAATTCTGGGTATCTTGGGGGGAATCACCATCAGAGCACCTGCCAGTGTGCACAGTGCCTTCATGGCCAGAGAGCTGTGATGCAGGAGGAGCACATTCCCATGACGAGGTACTTTGCAGGCCAGCAGGGGTCTCACCTGTTCGATAGGTCCCCATCAGTCTCATCGGAGCTTGACCGGAGGTCTGTCGCTTCGTCATTGTACTCTCATTTCTCGGTGTCGAAGAGGAGGACAGAGTTTTTCAGGAAGAAGGCAGAGAGTTTCTGTCGTCCTGTGAGAGGCGCCGCTCCTTTCGTAGTATGCAGTTCTTGTAAccagctgctgcagctgcctCCTGGGAAATGCACAGCTCGGAAGCAGATTCAAGTTCGGTGTGGTTCGTGCTCGGAGATCGTTAGTTTCAAGCTTAAGGAAGTGAAAATTCATCCTTTGGTTGCGCCGACATCTTTCCCTGCATCAAAAACAGTGGGGAGTTCCAGTCGTCAGGTTAACAAAAGTTTTGGGTGGTACCAACATCAGGATGAAGGAAATTCTAGTTTCCATAAGCTGCAAGCACAAGAGAGATGGCAGCAGAACAAGGATCTTGCAGACAATATTTCTGTGTCTTCTACTTCTAGTTATGACAGAATAGACAAAGAGTGTGGATCAAACAGGAGCAGTCAGTTACTATCAGTATCTGTTAGAAGGTCCAGACTTGCAAATATCCCAAAGGATATACTATGTCAAGGAGATGCATACAGTCAAGTAGAAACTTCAGCATTTAATACAGGCAATCTACAGGCCCCAGTTATAGAGGACAAATGTGTCGATCCATTTTCCAGTCGTCTAAAAGATTGTAGTGGTGGAGATCGCACAAGCAAGGAATGTAGCCTAAATATCATGGCAGATTCTGTTGATGCTAATGTTAGGGATGAAAGATCGGACGTGACATATGAGCAGAACAGCAAAGATCATAAAGAAGGATTTGGAGAAGAAACTGTCAGCAGTAGACATGAGCAAAAGCTCAAAGAAAGTACAAGTGGCTTTTGTGATGATGGAAGCATGGGTAACATAGACAAGCTGAGGGCTGATAATGATGATACCAGCAGCCTTGAAGATGGAGACGTGAGCAAAAAGTATgaagaaaaaatcaaacaagatgACAACAACTTTCAATCAGAATTCATTACTGAGCGATATAGCAAATGCAGCAAAGAAGATAATAACAGTGTCATTCAAGTTGAAACTATAGCTACGATATGCAAACAAGATGACTTAGATGATTGTTATAGTGAATTGCTCTCCCCAAATTCTGAACATGCCATAATGCCATCGAAGCTTGAGTCATCAGTTAATGAGCGCACAAATTCTAGTTCTCATGTTTCTTCTGAGGCTGAACTAGACGAAGTTCAGTCTGCAGCTACTAAGAACGG contains these protein-coding regions:
- the LOC127774347 gene encoding uncharacterized protein LOC127774347, with the protein product MGSEAKEMKYRRRARVPEPFDYGQCGSDRSGVLDWGALKENPVELLRKLDELRDHITRSCEITDQPRERHRMSRRTASLRPSHAEPPPPPPPPLGRGPEHYRSRYTGRYGSGFPHSPNDQLHRSMHRDRYERQPSGRFRQWPERQWENSGYLGGNHHQSTCQCAQCLHGQRAVMQEEHIPMTRYFAGQQGSHLFDRSPSVSSELDRRSVASSLYSHFSVSKRRTEFFRKKAESFCRPVRGAAPFVVCSSCNQLLQLPPGKCTARKQIQVRCGSCSEIVSFKLKEVKIHPLVAPTSFPASKTVGSSSRQVNKSFGWYQHQDEGNSSFHKLQAQERWQQNKDLADNISVSSTSSYDRIDKECGSNRSSQLLSVSVRRSRLANIPKDILCQGDAYSQVETSAFNTGNLQAPVIEDKCVDPFSSRLKDCSGGDRTSKECSLNIMADSVDANVRDERSDVTYEQNSKDHKEGFGEETVSSRHEQKLKESTSGFCDDGSMGNIDKLRADNDDTSSLEDGDVSKKYEEKIKQDDNNFQSEFITERYSKCSKEDNNSVIQVETIATICKQDDLDDCYSELLSPNSEHAIMPSKLESSVNERTNSSSHVSSEAELDEVQSAATKNGDSKFFAGFLKKGLKDISLFNQSVDSAKVSINGHSISERVLRKAEKKSGPVGPGSYWYDYRAGFWGVMGHECSGIIPPFIKEFNYPMPKNCAGGNTGVIVNGRELHQKDFELLAGRGLPRISGKSYSVEINGNVIDETTGKKLRKLGKLAPTVEKLKRGFGMHVPEEKS
- the LOC127774545 gene encoding transcription factor FAMA, with amino-acid sequence MDKEVQQRSHLERFAALDEAPPPAPEETVVTGGEMVDYMLGQPPPTTPGPQSQVSFDKLTFSDVLQFADFGPKLALNQPAASDNGGGGGDDGDDDDDSYFLRFQSLPSLPAVPPPRGGAGAAHQVVDEQEGSKQTVDAGGVSESTTLVQQADGGGGRAEKAGEQGKSGRRKRPRTVKTSEEVESQRMTHIAVERNRRRQMNEYLRVLRSLMPGSYVQRGDQASIIGGAIEFIRELEQLIQCLESQKRRRLYGGDAPAPPARPVADGAVLPAPMQQPPPATPPFFPPSIPFPASSGAGDGTGAGVAKVALDLDASGGGEVGGGVREEMAENKSCVADIEVRVVGVDAMIKILSRRRPGQLIKTVAALEEMHMSILHTNITTIDQTVLYSFNVKIAGDARFSAEDIAGAVHQILSFIDVNYTL